The Streptomyces aurantiacus genome includes a region encoding these proteins:
- a CDS encoding metal-sensitive transcriptional regulator produces MTTTEAGATAPSGGTEEAGVHETVTDHDRGIHGYHKQKDEHLKRLRRIEGQVRGLQRMVDEDVYCIDILTQVSASTKALQSFALQLLEEHLRHCVADAAVKGGAEIDAKVEEATKAIARLLRT; encoded by the coding sequence ATGACGACCACCGAGGCCGGCGCCACGGCGCCCTCCGGGGGGACCGAAGAGGCCGGTGTCCACGAGACCGTGACCGACCACGACCGCGGGATCCACGGCTACCACAAGCAGAAGGACGAGCACCTCAAGCGGCTGCGGCGGATCGAGGGCCAGGTCCGCGGCCTGCAGCGCATGGTCGACGAGGACGTCTACTGCATCGACATACTCACCCAGGTCTCCGCCTCCACGAAGGCCCTGCAGTCCTTCGCCCTCCAGCTGCTGGAGGAGCACCTCCGTCACTGCGTCGCCGACGCGGCCGTCAAGGGCGGCGCGGAGATCGACGCCAAGGTGGAGGAGGCGACGAAGGCGATCGCACGGCTGCTGCGTACGTGA
- a CDS encoding DUF47 domain-containing protein, with the protein MRFRLTPRETSFYDMFAASADNIVTGSKLLMELLGADSSGRAEIAERMRAAEHAGDDATHAIFHQLNSSFITPFDREDIYNLASSLDDIMDFMEEAVDLVVLYNVEDLPKGVEQQIEVLARAAELTAEAMPNLRTMDNLTEYWIEVNRLENQADQIHRKLLAMLFNGKYEAIEVLKLKQIVDVLEEAADAFEHVANTVETIAVKES; encoded by the coding sequence GTGCGATTTCGTCTGACCCCCAGGGAGACGAGTTTCTACGACATGTTCGCCGCATCCGCGGACAACATCGTCACGGGCTCGAAGCTCCTGATGGAACTGCTCGGGGCGGACTCGTCCGGCCGGGCCGAGATCGCAGAGCGTATGCGGGCCGCGGAACACGCCGGTGACGACGCCACGCACGCGATCTTCCACCAGCTGAACTCCTCGTTCATCACACCGTTCGACCGCGAGGACATCTACAACCTCGCCTCGTCCCTCGACGACATCATGGACTTCATGGAGGAGGCCGTCGACCTGGTCGTCCTCTACAACGTGGAGGATCTGCCGAAGGGCGTCGAGCAGCAGATCGAGGTGCTGGCACGGGCGGCGGAGCTGACCGCCGAGGCCATGCCGAACCTCCGCACGATGGACAACCTCACCGAGTACTGGATCGAGGTCAACCGCCTCGAGAACCAGGCCGACCAGATCCACCGCAAGCTGCTGGCCATGCTCTTCAACGGCAAGTACGAAGCCATCGAGGTACTGAAGCTCAAGCAGATCGTGGACGTGCTGGAAGAGGCCGCCGACGCCTTCGAGCACGTGGCCAACACGGTGGAGACCATCGCGGTCAAGGAGTCCTGA
- a CDS encoding inorganic phosphate transporter yields the protein MDTFALIVTIGVALGFTYTNGFHDSANAIATSVSTRALTPRVALAMAAVMNLAGAFLGSGVAKTVSEGLIETPHGNRGMWILFAALVGAIVWNLVTWYFGLPSSSSHALFGGMVGAALAGGIGVIWSGVLEKVVIPMFISPIVGIVAGYLVMCAILWMFRKSNPHKAKRGFRIAQTVSAAGMALGHGLQDAQKTMGIVVMALVIADVEDAGDPIPVWVKIACAVMLSLGTYAGGWRIMRTLGRKIIELDPPQGFAAETTGASIMFTSAFLFHAPISTTHVITSAIMGVGATKRVNAVRWGVAKNIILGWFITMPAAALVAATCFWIVNLAFL from the coding sequence ATGGACACCTTCGCCTTGATCGTGACCATCGGCGTCGCGCTCGGATTCACCTATACCAACGGCTTCCACGACTCGGCCAACGCCATCGCCACCTCCGTGTCCACGCGCGCGCTGACGCCGCGTGTGGCGCTCGCGATGGCCGCGGTGATGAACCTCGCCGGCGCCTTCCTGGGCAGCGGGGTCGCCAAGACCGTCAGTGAAGGCCTGATCGAGACGCCGCACGGCAACAGGGGCATGTGGATCCTGTTCGCCGCGCTGGTGGGCGCGATCGTGTGGAACCTCGTCACCTGGTACTTCGGCCTTCCGTCGTCCTCCTCGCACGCGTTGTTCGGCGGCATGGTGGGCGCCGCGCTCGCCGGCGGCATCGGTGTCATCTGGTCCGGCGTCCTGGAGAAGGTCGTCATCCCGATGTTCATCTCCCCGATCGTCGGCATCGTCGCCGGCTACCTGGTGATGTGCGCGATCCTGTGGATGTTCCGCAAGTCCAATCCGCACAAGGCGAAGCGCGGTTTCCGTATCGCGCAGACCGTGTCGGCGGCCGGGATGGCTCTCGGCCACGGCCTCCAGGACGCCCAGAAGACGATGGGCATCGTGGTGATGGCCCTGGTCATCGCGGACGTCGAGGACGCGGGCGACCCGATCCCGGTCTGGGTCAAGATCGCGTGTGCGGTGATGCTGTCGCTGGGCACCTACGCCGGTGGCTGGCGCATCATGCGGACGCTGGGCCGGAAGATCATCGAGCTGGATCCCCCGCAGGGCTTCGCCGCGGAGACGACCGGCGCCTCGATCATGTTCACCTCGGCGTTCCTCTTCCACGCCCCCATCTCGACGACCCACGTCATCACGTCCGCCATCATGGGCGTCGGCGCCACCAAGCGCGTGAATGCCGTCCGCTGGGGCGTCGCCAAGAACATCATCCTCGGCTGGTTCATCACCATGCCGGCCGCCGCCCTCGTAGCGGCCACCTGCTTCTGGATCGTGAACCTGGCGTTCCTGTAG
- the pstB gene encoding phosphate ABC transporter ATP-binding protein PstB, which produces MAKRIDVSGLTAYYSAHKAIEDISMTVEPRSVTAFIGPSGCGKSTFLRTLNRMHEVTPGGRVEGKVLLDDEDLYAHGIDPVSVRQTIGMVFQRPNPFPTMSIFDNVAAGLKLNGSYKKSELSDVVEKSLKGANLWNEVKDRLNKPGSGLSGGQQQRLCIARAIAVEPQVLLMDEPCSALDPISTLAIEDLIGELKERFTIVIVTHNMQQAARVSDRTAFFNLSAVGQPGRLIEIDDTERIFSNPSVQATEDYISGRFG; this is translated from the coding sequence ATGGCCAAGCGAATCGACGTGAGCGGCCTGACCGCTTACTACTCAGCCCACAAGGCGATCGAAGACATCTCGATGACCGTCGAGCCGCGCTCGGTGACGGCCTTCATCGGTCCCTCCGGCTGCGGCAAGTCCACGTTCCTCCGCACGCTCAACCGCATGCACGAGGTCACGCCCGGCGGCCGGGTCGAGGGCAAGGTGCTTCTCGACGACGAGGACCTGTACGCGCACGGGATCGACCCCGTCTCCGTGCGGCAGACCATCGGCATGGTGTTCCAGCGGCCGAACCCGTTCCCGACCATGTCGATCTTCGACAACGTGGCGGCGGGGCTGAAGCTGAACGGCTCGTACAAGAAGTCCGAGCTGAGCGACGTCGTGGAGAAGTCGCTGAAGGGCGCGAACCTCTGGAACGAGGTCAAGGACCGGCTGAACAAGCCCGGTTCGGGGCTGTCCGGTGGTCAGCAGCAGCGGCTCTGCATCGCCCGGGCGATCGCGGTGGAGCCTCAGGTGCTGCTCATGGACGAGCCCTGCTCGGCGCTCGACCCCATCTCCACGCTGGCCATCGAGGACCTCATCGGTGAGCTGAAGGAGCGCTTCACGATCGTCATCGTGACGCACAACATGCAGCAGGCGGCGCGGGTCTCCGACCGGACGGCGTTCTTCAACCTGTCTGCGGTCGGGCAGCCCGGGCGGCTCATCGAGATCGACGACACGGAGCGGATCTTCTCCAACCCGTCCGTCCAGGCGACCGAGGACTACATCTCGGGGCGCTTCGGCTGA